From Haemorhous mexicanus isolate bHaeMex1 chromosome 1, bHaeMex1.pri, whole genome shotgun sequence, one genomic window encodes:
- the TMEM276 gene encoding transmembrane protein 276 — translation MHIYGLLAPPSRALSQSERSATPPGPRALRARGRCRKWRSPGVSPGAMGDTGVALSHALLCVTSLGCALRARQVTPGPAAGFLLQALVAASTALSPPRPLDVPEVPPPSPPPSWICSVLSQPLVAFGCHRLSGDSATAAVLLASGTAVAALAAGWPRFVTAGHFVPAGHFVTALTAASLLALAALTGSVTGAVAAALVALGDAVAPGVVPWVRVAASVALLGTLREQEVALRGQR, via the exons ATGCACATATATGGCCTGTTAGCCCcgcccagcagagccctcagccaATCAGAGCGCTCGGCCACGCCCCCGGGCCCGCGCGCGCTCCGGGCTCGCGGCCGCTGCCGGAAGTGGCG GTccccgggggtgtcccctggAGCCATGGGGGACACCGGGGTGGCCTTGTCACAcgccctgctctgtgtcaccaGCCTGGGCTGCGCCCTGCGAGCCAGAcag gtgacacccggccccgccgccggtTTCCTCCTGCAGGCGCTGGTGGCCGCCAGCACCGCGCTGTCCCCTCCGCGTCCCCTCGATGTCCCCGAGGTGCCACCACCGTCCCCTCCGCCCTCCTGGATCTGCTCCGTgctgtcccagcccttggtggcctTCGGGTGCCACCGCCTCAGCGGTGACAGCGCCACCGCCGCTGTCCTGCTGGCCTCGGGGACGGCGGTGGCCGCGCTGGCCGCGGGGTGGCCGCGCTTTGTCACCGCCGGTCACTTTGTCCCCGCGGGTCACTTTGTCACCGCGCTGACGGCCGCCTCGCTGCTGGCGCTGGCCGCGCTCACCGGCAGTGTCACCGGCgcggtggcggcggcgctgGTGGCGCTCGGGGACGCGGTGGCACCGGGGGTTGTCCCCTGGGTGAGGGTGGCGGCCAGCGTGgcgctgctggggacactgcgggagcaggaggtggcactgcggggacagcggTGA